The Balearica regulorum gibbericeps isolate bBalReg1 chromosome 12, bBalReg1.pri, whole genome shotgun sequence genome includes a region encoding these proteins:
- the NEIL1 gene encoding endonuclease 8-like 1, whose protein sequence is MHRSRRSQWEARGGVAWACPHAPGRAVAAAGRAALSGPGPGAAMPECPELHLAGRYINETCGGVVFSGGVERSAVGRGPEVPFSSEAYRISAASRGKELRLRLAPLGPGASQDLVFRFGMSGSFRLCPAAQLPRHAHLRFFTRENPPRALCFVDVRRFGSWRLGDAWQPGRGPCVLSEYQAFRENVLKNLDDKAFDKPICEALLNQKFFNGIGNYLRAEILYRLKIPPFEKARTVLEALKEQEEARRKKNPSLTLSKKLKLKRENPDLLELCHTVPMEVITAEKKLFEPGDSNNYTAFKNWLRCYLVPGMSSLRDRNGRTIWFQGEPGPMAPKGQTSRKKRAQLKADPEAPTPEVTTRTSKRRPRAAAKPPKPVTEEEEEEAAAKPRKGRSRGRKATAAPDSSEPEPPVKAKRSRRTTARRGRGGAPAV, encoded by the exons ATGCATCGCTCGCGGCGCAGCCAATGGGAGGCGAgagggggcgtggcctgggCGTGTCCCCACGCACCGgggcgggcggtggcggcggcgggtcGGGCCGCGCTGTCCGGTCCCGGGCCTGGCGCGGCGATGCCCGAGTGCCCGGAGCTGCACCTGGCCGGGCGGTACATCAACGAAACGTGCGGCGGGGTGGTGTTTTCGGGCGGCGTGGAGCGCTCGGCGGTGGGCAGAGGCCCGGAGGTGCCTTTTTCCAGCGAGGCCTACCGCATCTCGGCTGCTTCCCGGGGCAAGGAGCTGCGGCTGAGGCTGGCTCCGCTGGGTCCCGGTGCGTCCCAGGATCTCGTCTTCCGTTTCGGCATGTCGGGGTCGTTCCGGCTGTGCCCCGCCGCCCAGCTCCCCCGCCATGCCCACCTCCGCTTCTTCACCCGCGAGAACCCCCCGCGCGCCCTCTGCTTCGTCGACGTCCGCCGCTTCGGCTCGTGGCGGCTGGGTGACGCCTGGCAGCCCGGCCGTGGGCCCTGCGTCCTCTCCGAGTACCAGGCCTTCAG ggagaaCGTGCTGAAGAACCTGGACGACAAAGCTTTTGACAAGCCCATCTGCGAGGCTCTCTTAAACCAGAAGTTTTTCAATGGAATTGGGAATTATCTCCGCGCTGAGATCCTGTACAG GTTGAAGATCCCTCCCTTCGAAAAGGCTCGGACCGTGCTGGAGGCcctgaaggagcaggaggaggcgAGGAGGAAGAAG AATCCTTCCCTGACGCTGAGCAAGAAGCTGAAGCTGAAGCGGGAGAACCCGGATCTCCTGGAGCTGTGCCACACTGTGCCCATGGAGGTCATCACGGCGG agAAAAAACTCTTTGAACCAGGTGACTCGAATAACTACACTGCTTTCAAGAACTGGCTGCGGTGTTACTTGGTGCCCGGCATGAGCTCCCTGCGCGACCGCAACGGCAGGACCATATGGTTCCAG GGAGAGCCCGGCCCCATGGCTCCCAAAG GGCAGACGTCCCGCAAGAAGCGCGCTCAGCTGAAGGCAGATCCCGAGGCTCCGACCCCCGAG GTCACCACGCGCACCTCGAAACGAcgccccagggctgcagcaaaaCCCCCGAAGCCGGTcacggaggaggaggaggaggaggcggctgcCAAGCCGAGGAAGGGACGTTCCCGTGGGAGAAAAGCAACTGCTGCTCCAGACTCGTCTGAGCCTGAGCCGCCGGTCAAAGCCAAAAGAAGCCGCCGGACAACCGCACGCAGGGGCAGAG GTGGAGCCCCCGCCGTGTGA